Proteins from a genomic interval of Sander vitreus isolate 19-12246 chromosome 6, sanVit1, whole genome shotgun sequence:
- the shisa7a gene encoding uncharacterized protein shisa7a has protein sequence MTPTTNLRVLAVFLLSLLTAPLTTVVETSPSPPPQQIERSVRPFTEQPKPGPSPPVLLLAMQANIRPAALQGRTKTPEKLPETSEGVLEAPPRALPQVMFPKNVTSSEALASPLAAAQVAPIRPRMIDIWIDVCRGYYDVMGHFDSAFNCSKDTFIFCCGTCHYRFCCPERSRQLEQDSCKNYYSPDWAKPQTDAMILPEELGNDPDFDPLKQQSHNTGFVIGGVIVFMVAVAVGIKVVFNKVQQEANQRDLNMPRALVDMLRHQSSPVQQDERNNSVALAVGDGQGTLGRPPKNLYAPGLPSKDNRLGNLQHNFIHSSGTSPKHTATIERTPRMNNAQLAAGGTLLSSKHNNTKSQPAFHHSLHNLAQLPPSYESATKPELNRYSSLKRLEKGLDEYSSGYCTTKRRPHTAQPALQSSQHHLHWGGDYTLSGRGTLPRHAVRPWIPPPPSGMPASPTPNPYPLDPPEPQYNPNYDTLSKPRKVKSTDQLLNMGDVPGNTGTLSRLSKNQQHQYYKAMAASNKNSNTQTLTRKTQDRQDRQDRQERQDRQDRQERLLMSPDHLEERMGVGGMGVVDPYAHTGGVVPTLPRQQKAQSQQNVCATPSLDRHHMIKMNSHPTSGREQERNTAMTGHMSGGMGWAGEAPGAGVVMGTGTLGGHSARRMAFAAKRQNTIEQLHFIPGGGGGGSAGSGGGSQGIRTGSKNEVTV, from the exons ATGACGCCCACCACCAATCTCAGAGTCCTCGCTGTcttcctgctctccctccttaCTGCCCCACTCACCACTGTTGTGGAGACCTCTCCGTCCCCCCCTCCTCAGCAAATAGAGCGCTCAGTGAGGCCTTTTACTGAGCAGCCCAAGCCTGGCCCCAGTCCCCCTGTCCTGCTCCTCGCCATGCAGGCCAATATCAGGCCAGCTGCTCTCCAAGGCAGGACCAAAACTCCTGAGAAACTTCCAGAAACCTCAGAGGGAGTTCTGGAGGCGCCTCCAAGAGCCCTTCCCCAGGTCATGTTTCCCAAGAATGTAACGTCATCAGAGGCCCTTGCATCTCCCTTAGCCGCCGCCCAGGTAGCGCCCATTCGACCCCGAATGATAGACATATGGATTGATGTATGTCGGGGTTACTATGACGTAATGGGACACTTTGACAGCGCTTTCAACTGCTCCAAGGACACCTTCATCTTTTGCTGTGGAACCTGCCACTACCGCTTCTGCTGCCCAGAGCGTAGCCGGCAACTGGAGCAGGACAGCTGTAAAAACTATTACTCTCCAGATTGGGCCAAGCCACAGACAGACGCCATGATATTACCAGAGGAATTAGGTAATGACCCAGACTTTGATCCACTGAAGCAGCAGAGCCACAACACGGGCTTCGTCATCGGAGGCGTGATTGTGTTCATGGTGGCTGTCGCTGTGGGCATCAAGGTAGTCTTCAACAAGGTGCAACAGGAAGCCAACCAAAGGGACCTCAATATGCCCAG AGCCCTGGTTGACATGTTGCGGCACCAGTCGAGCCCAGTCCAGCAAGATGAGAGAAACAACAGTGTGGCTCTGGCTGTAGGGGATGGACAGGGGACACTGGGGAGACCTCCGAAAAATCTTTACGCCCCAGGACTGCCCAGCAAGGACAACAGAT TGGGCAATTTGCAACACAATTTCATCCACTCTTCAGGCACCAGCCCCAAACACACCGCAACTATAG AACGCACCCCTCGAATGAACAATGCTCAGCTGGCAGCTGGAGGCACCCTGCTTTCCAGTAAACACAACAACACCAAATCCCAGCCTGCCTTTCACCACTCCCTGCACAACCTGGCTCAGCTGCCGCCCTCCTATGAGAGTGCCACCAAGCCTGAGCTCAACAGATATTCCTCACTCAAACGCCTCG AGAAAGGTCTTGATGAGTACTCGTCTGGTTACTGCACCACCAAGCGCCGGCCTCACACAGCCCAGCCGGCCCTCCAGTCGTCTCAGCACCACCTCCACTGGGGTGGAGACTACACCCTCAGTGGGAGAGGAACCCTCCCCAGGCATGCAGTTCGTCCTTGGATCCCGCCGCCGCCTTCTGGCATGCCTGCCTCACCCACCCCAAATCCTTACCCTCTGGATCCCCCGGAGCCCCAGTACAACCCCAATTACGACACTCTCTCCAAGCCAAGGAAAGTTAAATCCACTGACCAGCTGCTCAACATGGGTGATGTCCCCGGCAACACAGGGACATTGTCTAGGTTGTCCAAGAACCAGCAACACCAGTACTATAAAGCCATGGCTGCCTCCAATAAGAACTCCAACACGCAGACCCTCACCAGGAAGACCCAGGACAGGCAAGACAGGCAAGACAGGCAGGAAAGGCAGGACAGGCAAGACAGACAGGAACGGCTGCTCATGTCCCCGGATCATTTGGAGGAAAGGATGGGGGTCGGCGGGATGGGGGTTGTAGATCCATACGCCCACACAGGAGGGGTTGTCCCCACGCTGCCTCGCCAGCAGAAGGCCCAGTCCCAGCAGAACGTCTGCGCCACGCCCTCCCTCGACCGACACCACATGATCAAGATGAACTCTCACCCCACTTCCGGACGAGAGCAGGAGAGGAACACGGCCATGACAGGGCACATGAGCGGGGGCATGGGCTGGGCAGGGGAAGCTCCTGGGGCTGGGGTAGTCATGGGAACGGGAACTCTAGGGGGCCACAGCGCCAGGAGGATGGCTTTTGCAGCAAAAAGGCAGAACACCATTGAGCAGCTACATTTCATACCAGGAGGGGGCGGTGGGGGGTCAGCAGGAAGTGGAGGAGGGAGTCAGGGGATCAGGACGGGGAGTAAAAATGAGGTGACGGTGTGA